TTTTGTCCATCAATCGGAATACGAGTATCAAATTTAAAATTCGGGAATATCCGTGCTTACATTATGAAAAATATAAATATGGAATATGATTGGATTGCCCTGAGCCACCGTGTGTTGGCAGGCGAGGGGATAGGGCGTGATGAGGCTTTGGCTATTCTGAAGTCGGAGGAGAATGAGCTCCTGAACCTTTTACACGCCGCATTTTTACTGCGGGCGAAATATTTTTCCAGGAAAGTCAGTCTGCATGTGATCCGCAATGCCAAAAGCGGAGGCTGTAGTGAAGATTGCTCGTATTGCAGTCAGTCCAGCGCCAGTACAGGCGTAGTTCCCTGTTACCCGCTCCAGAGCGAGGAAGAACTTCTGCAGGGGGCGAAGCAGGCTCAAGAGATGGGGGCCATCCGGTATTGCATCGTCACCAGCGGGCGATCGCCGTCACGCGCGGATCTCGACAGGATTACCAGTGCCGTGCGACGGATCAAAAGCGAGTTTCCGTTGTCGATTTGCGTCTCGCTCGGGATACTCAATGATTCGCAGGCGGCGGAGCTCAAGGCGGCAGGCGTGAACAGGTACAATCATAATCTGGAGTCGTCGGAGCGGTTTTTCCCTTTCATCTGCACGACCCATTCCTACGCCGAGCGCAAAGCTACGGCGGCAAGAGTAAAGGCGGCCGGATTGGAACTATGCAGTGGCGGCTTGATGGGCATGGGGGAGACCTTGGAAGACCGTGCGGATCTAGCCTTGGCCATGCGGGACGTTAAGGC
The nucleotide sequence above comes from bacterium. Encoded proteins:
- the bioB gene encoding biotin synthase BioB translates to MKNINMEYDWIALSHRVLAGEGIGRDEALAILKSEENELLNLLHAAFLLRAKYFSRKVSLHVIRNAKSGGCSEDCSYCSQSSASTGVVPCYPLQSEEELLQGAKQAQEMGAIRYCIVTSGRSPSRADLDRITSAVRRIKSEFPLSICVSLGILNDSQAAELKAAGVNRYNHNLESSERFFPFICTTHSYAERKATAARVKAAGLELCSGGLMGMGETLEDRADLALAMRDVKADSIPLNFLDPRSGTGLMNRSRISAGDVLRTLAMFRFVHPDREIRIAGGREACLGPLQVLALYPANSMFTSGYLTTPGQGCQADRRMIEMAGFEVVEITDV